TGGTGGTGCTGCCCGAGACCGACGAGCGGGGGTTGCCCATCGTGGCCGAGTACCTCCGGCAGCGGGTGATGCAGCTCGAGATCGACCACGGCGCGTCTTCGACGGGAGAGCACCTGACGATCAGCCTGGGGGGCGCGGTGGCGGTGCCGGGCGCCGTTCCCGAGGTGGAGCCGAGCGAGGCGCTGGCCCGGGCCGACGCGGCGCTCTACGAGGCGAAGAAAGAGGGGCGGAACCGCATTCGCGTCCACCGCCCGCCCACGGGAGAGGAGCTCGCCCTTCGCCGGCGCCCGACCGTCCAGCTCGACGTGAGCGCGGCCGGCGAGGGGCAGGACCTAGGCTAGCCCGCCGCGCTCGTGCGAAAGCGTCCCCGTACCGCCTCCGACAGCGTGCGCACGCGGTCGGGGTCCACGGGGGCCCGCACCTCTCCGCCCTCCTTCAGCCACGTGCCTACGATCGCCCCCTCGACGAGTGGGCAGAGGGTGGGCGCCAGCTCGGGCGTCAGGCCCGAGCCCAGGTAGACCGGCCGGTCGCCCGCGATGCGGCGGACGAGCTCGAGGCGCTCGCGGTTCACGGCCGCCCCTGTCGCCGCTCCGGTCACGACCACGCCGTCGGCCAGGCCGCGTTCGAAGGTGTCGCGCACCACGCTCGCCGGGTCGAGCGGGGCGAGCGGCACGGCGTGCTTGACGAGGACGTCGGCCAGGAGCGCCACGCGCTCGGCGCCGAGCGTCTTCCGGTAGCGCAGGGTCTCGTACGCTTCTCCCTCGAGGATCCCCTGGTCGGTAAGGTACGCGCCGACGTGGACGTTCACGCGGGCGAAGTCGAGCCCCGCGGCGGCCGCGAGCCCCACCGCGGAGATGGCGTCGTTCCGCAGGCAGTTCACACCCACCGGCAGGCCGAAGCGTCGCCGGAGCTCGCGGGCTATGAGCGCGAGCGTGGCGACCTGGTGCGGGGGAAGGCGCTGCCCGGCGGTCCCCTTGGGGAAGGGCGCCGAGCCGAAGTTCTCGACGACGATCGCGTCCGCGCCGCCGGCGGCGA
The sequence above is a segment of the Deltaproteobacteria bacterium genome. Coding sequences within it:
- a CDS encoding BtpA/SgcQ family protein; protein product: MLRGLIGVVHLPPLPGDPRHPGGGDFGTVEAWALADAEALAAGGADAIVVENFGSAPFPKGTAGQRLPPHQVATLALIARELRRRFGLPVGVNCLRNDAISAVGLAAAAGLDFARVNVHVGAYLTDQGILEGEAYETLRYRKTLGAERVALLADVLVKHAVPLAPLDPASVVRDTFERGLADGVVVTGAATGAAVNRERLELVRRIAGDRPVYLGSGLTPELAPTLCPLVEGAIVGTWLKEGGEVRAPVDPDRVRTLSEAVRGRFRTSAAG